A region of Montipora capricornis isolate CH-2021 unplaced genomic scaffold, ASM3666992v2 scaffold_458, whole genome shotgun sequence DNA encodes the following proteins:
- the LOC138036103 gene encoding E3 ubiquitin-protein ligase TRIM71-like, translated as MRNVAFPIAVYFFQGHPPPMEICCRFSSGIFVLVFYTRNAIRSASSVEIATKQAPNLRTASLVVRSGVKSFWSQIQDNKDGTYKLRYFAKETGTCQASVKVNGKHVHGSRQFRPVLSFGEQGFYAGMLSRPWGVAVNDKDEIAVSEVGNHRVQIFARNINGTYLRYFGKNGNRQGEFNFPSGIAFHDNKIIVADTENHRVQLCGNEGRYLNQFGGKGSRDHQFQRPFGLSIDSDGSIIVADGENKLIKIFSLDGRFLRSIGTEGSFIFPFHCIQHDNYLIVSDRGDHCIKVFNKEGEFLYKFGKQGNWDGEFDQPCCLSVDKAGHLLVCDELNHRVQVFKLSGEFVTKFGGLGTGAGEFNVPVSTAVLSDGKIIVTDLSNHRVQVFE; from the exons ATGAGAAACGTTGCGTTTCCAATAGCAGTTTACTTCTTCCAAGGCCACCCGCCACCCATGGAAATTTGCTGCCGATTTAGTAGTGGAATatttgttttggtgttttacACACGG AATGCAATACGATCGGCATCAAGTGTGGAAATTGCGACAAAACAAGCGCCCAATCTGCGTACTGCTTCACTTGTTGTTCGTTCTGGTGTCAAATCGTTCTGGTCTCAAATCCAAGACAACAAAGATGGCACTTACAAGCTCCGCTATTTTGCCAAAGAAACCGGTACATGTCAGGCATCCGTGAAAGTCAATGGAAAACATGTTCATGGGAGCAGACAGTTCAGACCTGTGTTATCCTTTGGAGAACAGGGTTTTTATGCTGGAATGCTTTCCAGACCTTGGGGGGTAGCAGTGAATGACAAAGATGAGATTGCTGTGAGTGAAGTTGGTAACCACAGAGTACAGATATTTGCCAGGAATATTAATGGAACTTACTTAAGATATTTTGGTAAAAATGGTAATCGGCAGGGAGAGTTTAACTTTCCTTCGGGGATAGCTTTTCATGATAATAAGATTATAGTGGCAGACACTGAAAACCACCGAGTTCAACTGTGTGGTAATGAGGGTCGTTATCTTAACCAGTTTGGAGGAAAAGGAAGCCGGGATCATCAGTTTCAGCGTCCTTTTGGCCTGTCAATTGACAGCGATGGGAGCATTATTGTTGCTGATGGTGAAAacaaattaatcaaaatctttTCACTTGATGGTCGGTTTTTGCGCAGTATCGGTACTGAAGGTTCTTTTATCTTTCCCTTTCATTGTATCCAACACGACAACTATCTCATTGTGTCAGACAGAGGTGATCACTGTATTAAAGTTTTTAATAAGGAGGGAGAGTTTCTTTATAAATTTGGAAAGCAGGGGAATTGGGACGGGGAGTTCGATCAACCTTGCTGCCTGTCAGTGGACAAAGCGGGACATCTGCTTGTTTGTGATGAATTGAATCACAGAGTGCAGGTGTTTAAACTGAGCGGAGAGTTTGTAACTAAGTTTGGAGGACTTGGTACAGGGGCAGGAGAGTTCAATGTCCCAGTTTCTACAGCAGTCCTTAGCGATGGTAAAATAATTGTCACCGACTTAAGTAACCATCGTGTTCAAGTTTTTGAGTAG